From one Micromonospora siamensis genomic stretch:
- a CDS encoding lipase family alpha/beta hydrolase, with protein sequence MLLRTILAAATAATVLLVPTAASAATAEPAPATVAADTAATENAPTSLAAANANPVVVVGGLIGVSIAYEPIAARLRADGYRVWIYQLPNLGFGDIRQSAQSLRGFVDQVRASTGAAKVDLVTHSEGGLVSRWYVKFLGGADVVQRYVSLGTPQQGTYVANIINFVGLGSCAGIVACQQMSIGSDFLTTINNGDDTPGAVRWTTIRTWQDELVRPVGNAALADGATNVSIQAWCPLRVVGHLGLVLDGTAYTVVRQALADAAIRPNCFAV encoded by the coding sequence ATGCTGCTCCGAACGATTCTGGCCGCGGCCACCGCCGCCACCGTCCTGCTCGTCCCCACCGCCGCCTCCGCAGCCACGGCGGAACCCGCCCCGGCGACCGTCGCGGCCGACACCGCCGCGACCGAAAACGCCCCCACCTCGCTCGCCGCCGCCAACGCCAATCCCGTCGTCGTGGTCGGCGGCCTGATCGGCGTCTCCATCGCGTACGAGCCGATCGCCGCCCGACTGCGCGCCGACGGCTACCGGGTCTGGATCTATCAGCTGCCCAACCTCGGCTTCGGCGACATCCGACAGTCCGCGCAGTCGCTGCGCGGCTTCGTCGACCAGGTCCGGGCCAGCACCGGAGCGGCCAAGGTGGACCTGGTCACCCACTCCGAGGGCGGCCTGGTCTCCCGCTGGTACGTCAAGTTCCTCGGCGGCGCCGACGTCGTCCAGCGTTACGTCAGCCTGGGCACCCCGCAGCAGGGCACCTACGTCGCCAACATCATCAACTTCGTCGGCCTGGGCAGCTGCGCCGGCATCGTGGCCTGCCAGCAGATGTCCATCGGCTCGGACTTCCTCACCACCATCAACAACGGCGACGACACCCCGGGTGCGGTCCGCTGGACAACGATCCGAACCTGGCAGGACGAGCTGGTCCGGCCGGTCGGCAACGCCGCCCTCGCCGACGGGGCGACCAACGTGTCCATCCAGGCCTGGTGCCCGCTGCGGGTGGTCGGCCACCTCGGCCTGGTCCTCGACGGTACGGCGTACACGGTGGTGCGGCAGGCGCTCGCGGACGCGGCGATCCGGCCCAACTGTTTCGCCGTCTGA
- a CDS encoding TetR/AcrR family transcriptional regulator, with product MAGAEPLPEALARRPRRADARRNYEALVAAAREVFAAQGAGGSLEEIARRAQVGIGTLYRHFPTRRELLEAVYVDEVEALCQAAGDLAGLPPWDALVAWLHRFVEYVATKRALAEGLADSEVFASCRAVIHAEGEPMLRRAQQAGAARPDATFDDVLRLVSGITAASFTESGQRDKVLGFALDGLRAPRGD from the coding sequence ATGGCTGGCGCTGAACCGCTGCCCGAGGCCCTCGCCCGGCGTCCCCGGCGGGCCGACGCCCGGCGCAACTACGAGGCCCTGGTCGCCGCGGCCCGCGAGGTCTTCGCCGCGCAGGGCGCGGGCGGTTCCCTGGAGGAGATCGCCCGCCGGGCCCAGGTGGGCATCGGCACCCTCTACCGGCACTTCCCGACCCGCCGCGAGCTGCTCGAGGCCGTCTACGTCGACGAGGTGGAGGCGCTCTGCCAGGCCGCCGGCGACCTGGCCGGGCTGCCCCCGTGGGACGCGCTGGTGGCCTGGCTGCACCGCTTCGTCGAGTACGTCGCCACCAAGCGCGCCCTGGCCGAGGGGCTGGCCGACTCGGAGGTCTTCGCCAGTTGCCGGGCGGTCATCCACGCCGAGGGTGAGCCGATGCTGCGCCGGGCGCAGCAGGCCGGGGCGGCCCGCCCCGACGCCACCTTCGACGACGTGCTGCGGCTGGTCAGTGGCATTACCGCCGCCTCATTCACCGAGTCCGGGCAGCGCGACAAGGTGCTCGGCTTCGCTCTGGACGGCCTGCGCGCCCCGCGCGGCGACTGA
- a CDS encoding MFS transporter, giving the protein MAIAIRPVRHGSRRLTLAVLAAGAGVFSMLQSLITPVLPTIQQDLHTSRNTATWVFTAYLLSASICTPILGRIGDMRGKERMLVASLATLAVGCLLAAVAPSIGLLIAARVVQGVGGAVFPLSFGIIRDEFPAARVSSAVGTLSAIVAAGSGLGIVAAGPIVGALDYRWLFWIPMVVVGLTAVAAHLLVPPSPVRTPGRINWTSTALLSGWLVALLLPISQATVWGWGSVRVVALLVLAVALFAGWLAAEMRSANPLIDMRMMRLPAVWTTNLAALLFGAAMFAVYAFVPQFVQIPASAGYGFGAGVTGAGLLMLPMLVAMFLAGIVGGRLESRFSAKVQLTTGAALGALACAALAGLHDRPWQVAVAAGLFGLGIGLSFAAMPNLIVRAVPAAQTGAATGMNANIRTIGGAIGGAAVSAVITAHPQASGLPREAGFTLGFVVVTVLAVAATAAAAAVPSRPRSPRPPQPSTPLDTRQPALVPVTAAR; this is encoded by the coding sequence GTGGCTATCGCCATCCGACCCGTTCGGCACGGCTCGCGCCGGCTGACCCTCGCCGTGCTCGCCGCCGGCGCGGGCGTCTTCTCGATGCTCCAGTCGCTGATCACGCCGGTGCTGCCGACCATCCAGCAGGACCTGCACACCAGCCGGAACACCGCCACCTGGGTGTTCACCGCCTACCTGCTCTCCGCGTCGATCTGCACGCCGATCCTCGGCCGGATCGGTGACATGCGGGGCAAGGAGCGGATGCTCGTCGCCTCGCTCGCCACGCTCGCCGTGGGCTGCCTGCTGGCCGCGGTGGCGCCCAGCATCGGCCTGCTGATCGCCGCCCGGGTCGTGCAGGGCGTCGGCGGAGCGGTCTTCCCGCTCTCCTTCGGCATCATCCGCGACGAGTTCCCCGCCGCCCGGGTCTCCTCGGCCGTCGGCACCCTCTCCGCCATCGTCGCCGCCGGAAGCGGCCTGGGCATCGTGGCCGCCGGCCCGATCGTCGGCGCGTTGGACTACCGCTGGCTGTTCTGGATCCCGATGGTCGTCGTCGGGCTCACCGCCGTGGCGGCCCACCTGCTCGTGCCGCCGTCCCCGGTCCGCACCCCGGGCCGGATCAACTGGACGTCCACCGCGCTGCTCTCCGGCTGGCTGGTCGCCCTGCTGCTGCCGATCAGCCAGGCCACGGTCTGGGGTTGGGGCTCGGTCCGGGTCGTCGCGCTGCTGGTGCTCGCGGTCGCGCTGTTCGCCGGTTGGCTGGCCGCCGAGATGCGCTCGGCCAACCCGCTGATCGACATGCGGATGATGCGGCTGCCCGCGGTCTGGACGACCAACCTGGCCGCGCTCCTGTTCGGCGCCGCGATGTTCGCCGTCTACGCCTTCGTGCCGCAGTTCGTGCAGATCCCGGCCAGCGCCGGGTACGGCTTCGGCGCCGGGGTCACCGGGGCCGGGCTGCTGATGCTGCCGATGCTGGTCGCCATGTTCCTCGCCGGCATCGTCGGCGGTCGGCTGGAGTCCCGGTTCAGCGCGAAGGTCCAGCTCACCACCGGTGCCGCACTCGGTGCCCTGGCCTGCGCGGCGCTGGCCGGGCTGCACGACCGGCCCTGGCAGGTGGCGGTGGCCGCCGGGCTCTTCGGCCTCGGCATCGGCCTGTCGTTCGCGGCGATGCCGAACCTGATCGTGCGGGCCGTCCCGGCCGCCCAGACCGGCGCGGCCACCGGGATGAACGCCAACATCCGCACCATCGGTGGGGCGATCGGCGGCGCGGCGGTGAGCGCGGTGATCACCGCACACCCCCAGGCGAGCGGTCTGCCCCGGGAGGCCGGCTTCACCCTGGGCTTCGTGGTCGTGACCGTCCTCGCGGTGGCCGCCACCGCGGCAGCCGCCGCCGTCCCGTCCCGCCCCCGCTCACCCCGCCCGCCGCAGCCCTCGACGCCGCTCGACACCCGCCAGCCCGCCCTGGTCCCGGTAACCGCCGCCCGCTGA
- a CDS encoding FtsK/SpoIIIE domain-containing protein — MGRLSTAYGQAVAAHRHAAYRLAQARRALAVAAASAAPDTAELVAGLDRTAAALTAPPAAGPLPVRIGTATTVDGGFPALVPLGAGHHLVVDRDARDARVGALLRTLVLRLLAAAPAGTVRVAGLDPATLGATFLPLRPLVDAGVLAATATSEAEIAALLDQAERHARSAGQATGPAGELLVLVAASAPGPRELARLTALTHAGDTAGVCVLLAGVSPGAERTAPRATVLRLNERYALLGDPPGHPFSPDGRGLAAPVQLDGDPQPGTAAGLARQLGPAVRRDAPPAFADLLPARRWTESAATGLRTVVGRAGREPVTLAFDDATPHWLVGGRTGAGKTVFLLDVLYGLASRYAPAELQLHLLDFKEGVSFTEFVPTDRDPSWLPHARAVGIESDREYGLAVLRGLRRELDRRAGVFKRHGVSRLADLPPAAALPRAVVVVDEFHVLLAGADAVAREAVDLLEELARKGRSYGVHLVLASQSTTGIESLYGRAEAIFGQFPLRVALPGGGGVLDPLSDAASRLQVGSAVVNTAAGAIGADTVVRFPDAHADPAGLARVRHELWQARPAGSPPPAVFRGYEPAHPADTPAFTALAPAAGAPVALVGRAVDVDGTAAGFALDAVPGRHLAVVGTDPTGAEVLHAAVTGLARQHAPGQARFLLAPLVAEAQVVAADLTGLLTAAGHPVDRLDVAGLRDRLTGLAAPGEPDGSARAVRTYLVVFGVEAAAAALAAPDPETFRSGREELRTVLRDGPGRGVHLLGWWRGLRPLADDLGGAHQRDDVACLVALNVPGADLGLHLGAHDLAWRPRPNRALLVDRHDQRLQLIVPFVRPESQEQ, encoded by the coding sequence GTGGGCAGGCTGTCAACGGCGTACGGGCAGGCCGTCGCCGCCCACCGGCACGCCGCGTACCGGTTGGCGCAGGCCCGTCGGGCGCTCGCCGTCGCCGCCGCGTCGGCCGCACCGGACACCGCCGAGCTGGTCGCCGGCCTGGACCGGACCGCCGCCGCGCTGACCGCCCCGCCGGCCGCCGGCCCGCTGCCGGTCCGGATCGGCACGGCCACCACCGTGGACGGTGGCTTCCCGGCCCTGGTGCCGCTCGGCGCCGGCCACCACCTGGTGGTCGACCGCGACGCGCGCGACGCCCGGGTCGGCGCCCTGCTGCGTACGCTGGTGCTGCGGCTGCTCGCCGCCGCCCCCGCCGGCACGGTACGGGTCGCCGGCCTCGACCCGGCCACCCTGGGCGCCACCTTCCTGCCGCTGCGCCCGCTGGTCGACGCCGGGGTGCTCGCCGCGACCGCCACCAGCGAGGCGGAGATCGCCGCGCTGCTCGACCAGGCCGAGCGGCACGCCCGCAGCGCCGGGCAGGCCACCGGCCCGGCCGGTGAGCTGCTGGTGCTGGTCGCCGCGTCGGCGCCCGGTCCCCGGGAACTGGCCCGGCTCACCGCCCTCACCCACGCCGGCGACACCGCCGGGGTCTGTGTGCTGCTGGCCGGCGTCTCCCCGGGCGCCGAGCGCACCGCGCCGCGCGCCACCGTGCTGCGCCTCAACGAGCGGTACGCGCTGCTCGGCGACCCGCCCGGGCACCCGTTCAGCCCGGACGGCCGGGGACTGGCCGCACCGGTGCAGCTCGACGGGGATCCGCAGCCGGGCACCGCCGCGGGCCTGGCCCGGCAGCTCGGCCCGGCGGTCCGCCGGGACGCCCCGCCCGCCTTCGCCGACCTGCTGCCCGCCCGTCGCTGGACGGAATCCGCCGCGACCGGTCTGCGTACCGTGGTCGGCCGGGCCGGCCGGGAACCGGTCACCCTGGCCTTCGACGACGCCACCCCGCACTGGCTGGTCGGTGGCCGCACCGGCGCCGGCAAGACGGTCTTCCTGCTCGACGTCCTCTACGGACTGGCCAGCCGCTACGCGCCGGCCGAGCTCCAGCTGCACCTGCTCGACTTCAAGGAGGGGGTCAGCTTCACCGAGTTCGTGCCGACCGACCGCGACCCGTCCTGGCTGCCGCACGCCCGCGCCGTCGGCATCGAGTCCGACCGGGAGTACGGCCTGGCGGTGCTGCGCGGGCTGCGCCGGGAGCTGGACCGCCGGGCCGGGGTGTTCAAGCGGCACGGGGTCAGCCGGCTGGCCGACCTGCCGCCGGCGGCGGCGCTGCCCCGGGCGGTGGTCGTCGTCGACGAGTTCCACGTGCTGCTCGCCGGCGCCGACGCGGTGGCCCGGGAGGCGGTGGACCTGCTGGAGGAGCTGGCCCGCAAGGGCCGCTCGTACGGCGTACACCTGGTGCTGGCCAGCCAGAGCACCACCGGCATCGAGTCGCTCTACGGCCGGGCCGAGGCGATCTTCGGGCAGTTCCCGCTGCGGGTGGCGCTGCCCGGCGGCGGCGGGGTGCTCGACCCGCTCAGCGACGCGGCCAGCCGGCTGCAGGTCGGCTCGGCCGTGGTCAACACGGCGGCGGGCGCGATCGGCGCGGACACCGTCGTCCGGTTCCCCGACGCGCACGCCGACCCCGCCGGCCTGGCCCGGGTACGCCACGAGTTGTGGCAGGCCCGCCCGGCCGGATCGCCGCCCCCGGCGGTCTTCCGCGGCTACGAGCCGGCCCACCCGGCGGACACCCCGGCGTTCACCGCCCTGGCCCCGGCCGCGGGCGCCCCGGTGGCCCTGGTCGGCCGGGCGGTCGACGTCGACGGCACGGCCGCCGGGTTCGCCCTGGACGCCGTGCCCGGCCGGCACCTGGCCGTGGTCGGTACCGACCCGACCGGCGCCGAGGTGCTCCACGCGGCGGTGACCGGCCTGGCCCGCCAGCACGCTCCCGGGCAGGCCCGGTTCCTGCTCGCCCCGCTGGTCGCCGAGGCGCAGGTGGTCGCCGCCGACCTGACCGGCCTGCTGACCGCCGCCGGGCACCCGGTCGACCGGCTCGACGTCGCCGGTCTGCGGGACCGGCTCACCGGGCTGGCCGCGCCGGGCGAGCCGGACGGCAGCGCCAGGGCCGTGCGGACCTACCTGGTCGTGTTCGGGGTGGAGGCCGCCGCTGCGGCACTGGCCGCGCCCGACCCGGAGACCTTCCGCTCCGGGCGGGAGGAGCTGCGCACCGTGCTGCGCGACGGGCCCGGACGCGGGGTGCACCTGCTCGGCTGGTGGCGTGGCCTCCGGCCGCTCGCCGACGACCTGGGCGGCGCGCACCAGCGCGACGACGTGGCCTGCCTGGTCGCGCTGAACGTGCCCGGTGCCGACCTGGGCCTGCACCTCGGCGCGCACGACCTCGCCTGGCGGCCCCGGCCGAACCGGGCGCTGCTGGTGGACCGGCACGACCAGCGGCTCCAGCTGATCGTGCCGTTCGTCCGCCCCGAATCGCAGGAGCAGTAG
- a CDS encoding alkaline phosphatase PhoX, translated as MTSSSFSRRNLLRGGAAGGLGIVVAGSLEAIAGPAAARAAVRPSVGYGELVPDPAGLLALPPGFSYTIVAQAGVTTLDGGQPTPSDADGTGCFRSPTGSVLVNNHEIGGSEPYGVPPLPRLTYDPGARGGTTTIEVDGRGRRLREYVSVAGTHNNCAGGITPWGTWLTCEETEQRAGGKYLKDHGYVFEVDPHDPEQNLDPVPLKFLGRYAHEAVAVDPYTHAIYLTEDAGSPNGLYFRWTPPTGFRGGKGALRALATRPDGDTAGELQAMSCWHGDTHIDDLATATRPGTRYKVRWVDVPDRDAKSVSVRKQLAEGQVTRSRKLEGAWWADGGAYFVASFARLSDGSVNEHDGQVWFYDPRTESVTLKTIFGVNENPDVEGGYDGPDNITVSPYGGVILAEDGEGLSHLVGVTEQGKAYPLARNELNDSEFTGPTFSADGTVLFANIQTPGYVFAITGPWGRPSNADPAADRS; from the coding sequence GTGACCTCCTCCTCCTTCTCTCGCCGCAACCTGCTGCGCGGTGGCGCGGCCGGCGGCCTCGGCATCGTCGTGGCCGGCAGCCTGGAAGCGATCGCCGGCCCGGCCGCGGCCCGGGCCGCCGTCCGGCCGTCCGTCGGCTACGGCGAGCTCGTCCCGGACCCGGCCGGCCTGCTGGCGCTGCCGCCCGGCTTCTCCTACACGATCGTGGCGCAGGCCGGCGTGACCACCCTGGACGGTGGGCAGCCGACACCGAGCGACGCCGACGGCACCGGCTGCTTCCGGTCGCCGACCGGCTCGGTGCTGGTGAACAACCACGAGATCGGCGGCAGCGAGCCGTACGGTGTGCCGCCGCTGCCGCGCCTGACCTACGACCCGGGCGCCCGGGGCGGCACCACCACCATCGAGGTCGACGGCCGGGGCCGACGGCTGCGCGAGTACGTCAGCGTGGCCGGCACGCACAACAACTGCGCCGGCGGCATCACCCCGTGGGGCACCTGGCTGACCTGCGAGGAGACCGAGCAGCGGGCCGGCGGGAAGTACCTCAAGGACCACGGGTACGTCTTCGAGGTGGACCCGCACGACCCCGAGCAGAACCTGGACCCGGTGCCGCTGAAGTTCCTCGGCCGGTACGCCCACGAGGCGGTGGCCGTGGACCCGTACACCCACGCGATCTACCTGACCGAGGACGCCGGCAGCCCGAACGGGCTCTACTTCCGGTGGACTCCGCCGACGGGCTTCCGGGGCGGCAAGGGCGCGCTGCGCGCGCTGGCCACCCGGCCGGACGGGGACACCGCCGGGGAGTTGCAGGCGATGAGCTGCTGGCACGGCGACACCCACATCGACGACCTGGCCACGGCCACCCGTCCGGGCACCCGCTACAAGGTGCGGTGGGTGGACGTGCCGGACCGGGACGCGAAGAGCGTCTCGGTGCGCAAGCAGCTCGCCGAGGGGCAGGTGACCCGCAGCCGCAAGCTGGAGGGCGCCTGGTGGGCCGACGGTGGCGCGTACTTCGTGGCCAGCTTCGCCCGGCTCTCCGACGGCAGCGTCAACGAGCACGACGGGCAGGTCTGGTTCTACGACCCGCGGACCGAGTCGGTCACCCTGAAGACCATCTTCGGCGTCAACGAGAACCCGGACGTCGAGGGCGGCTACGACGGCCCGGACAACATCACCGTGTCGCCGTACGGCGGGGTGATCCTGGCCGAGGACGGCGAGGGCCTGTCGCACCTGGTCGGCGTGACCGAGCAGGGCAAGGCGTACCCGCTGGCCCGCAACGAGCTCAACGACAGCGAGTTCACCGGCCCGACGTTCAGCGCGGACGGCACGGTGCTCTTCGCCAACATCCAGACCCCCGGCTACGTCTTCGCGATCACCGGCCCGTGGGGCCGGCCGAGCAACGCCGACCCGGCGGCCGACCGCTCCTGA
- a CDS encoding type 1 periplasmic-binding domain-containing protein has product MREPAVRQYPRPARERLTGGSLDLLTLLARLLRRPRRGDRQLPLLWLTRAPGSADVAALLRRFLGQGAGRRVPHAVVDLAGRPETDDVPAVLRELHRQLSLEAFGVARLRFRHYPLADWLMQQTLTIGTGPGDSGRGTLVRRLRDWRGRRGGEDPQVGGDSGVGAAVQLLLWLLRRAVPSVVFRIAVSGRVPLVGRQYRWFMRQQYLAPRQSITFLGFAERLTAGWRDGEQPAQVEKLLLHAFLEDLRQAYRRRFWHPGDWRRTAYPVLLLAGVTPDGVGHTLVRLLDDVRNETGRNDPLLVLAVAGDPPPEPVPPRPLGEADEAYDEWVEVLPEARRLRRPGAWLMVLRLDGDDGRPASGLAPPALVAPDPPWWSRRYLPAAVALLLLVGIGGWANGRWSPDCHPWPTGEVRVQRIAGECVGYSNSAAQVFNSEPGQERLRAVQRRIFAQNRAAAEVWRRSDHRRPYLTLVYLGTLTGNRTRADEESYVSEREELEGMAAAQYALLKESAAADGSALLRVVVANAGRQMRHAGPAVRMLEGLARDDPTVLAVVGLVESRATTAAALRELNRVGLPVLAPTLSADRMDANSSLYLQISAPNRDQARMIEEYARQVLRVRDAHVYWSTGEDSSLTEDLYVATLVDGLRQRLAGRLTRDEEWRAGRRLTQECGYRGALVFAGRWSEFDGFLRALKECGTDPPRHLLADDSVNRYMANPGLRASAPGNLPVTYVSKAAPGLRDPAGRAGPAGRRPGQLPHLDRRPRPARPAPLPHRRRTAGGGAGQPRLRRLDDGGTRRGEPRRPAPARRHRPAVGAGVDRSGRGARRGAAAERRRWLPGGRRPDPLRPRLRGADRQATRAAHRGPGAGRGHPSGRGVRLRRDRRRP; this is encoded by the coding sequence ATGCGTGAGCCCGCCGTGCGGCAGTACCCCCGGCCGGCCCGGGAACGGCTCACCGGGGGCAGTCTCGATCTGCTCACCCTGCTCGCCCGGCTGCTGCGCCGGCCCCGCCGCGGTGACCGCCAGCTGCCGCTGCTCTGGCTCACCCGGGCCCCCGGCAGCGCGGACGTCGCCGCCCTGCTGCGCCGCTTCCTCGGCCAGGGCGCCGGCCGCCGGGTGCCGCACGCCGTGGTCGACCTGGCCGGCCGACCGGAGACCGACGACGTGCCGGCGGTGCTGCGTGAGCTGCACCGGCAGCTCTCCCTGGAAGCCTTCGGCGTCGCGCGGCTGAGGTTCCGGCACTATCCGCTGGCCGACTGGCTGATGCAGCAGACGTTGACCATCGGCACCGGCCCCGGGGACAGCGGCCGGGGCACCCTGGTCCGCCGGTTGCGGGACTGGCGGGGCCGCCGCGGTGGCGAGGACCCCCAGGTCGGCGGCGACTCCGGGGTGGGCGCCGCGGTGCAACTGTTGCTCTGGCTCCTGCGCCGGGCGGTGCCGAGCGTGGTCTTCCGGATCGCCGTGTCCGGCCGGGTCCCGCTCGTCGGTCGGCAGTACCGCTGGTTCATGCGGCAGCAGTACCTCGCCCCGCGGCAGTCGATCACCTTCCTCGGCTTCGCCGAACGGCTCACCGCCGGGTGGCGTGACGGCGAACAACCCGCACAGGTGGAGAAGCTGCTGCTGCACGCCTTCCTGGAGGACCTGCGCCAGGCGTACCGGCGGCGGTTCTGGCACCCCGGCGACTGGCGGCGCACCGCGTACCCGGTGCTGCTGCTCGCCGGGGTGACCCCGGACGGCGTCGGACACACCCTGGTCCGGCTCCTCGACGACGTCCGCAACGAGACCGGCCGTAACGATCCGCTGCTCGTGCTGGCGGTGGCCGGCGACCCACCGCCGGAGCCGGTCCCGCCGCGTCCCCTCGGCGAGGCCGACGAGGCGTACGACGAGTGGGTCGAGGTGCTGCCGGAGGCGCGCCGGTTGCGTCGCCCCGGCGCCTGGCTGATGGTGCTGCGCCTCGACGGTGACGACGGCCGGCCCGCGTCCGGGCTCGCGCCGCCGGCGCTGGTCGCCCCGGACCCGCCCTGGTGGTCCCGGCGGTACCTGCCGGCCGCGGTGGCCCTGCTGCTGCTCGTCGGGATCGGCGGGTGGGCGAACGGCCGGTGGTCGCCGGACTGCCATCCGTGGCCCACCGGCGAGGTCCGGGTGCAACGGATCGCCGGCGAGTGCGTCGGCTACAGCAACTCCGCCGCGCAGGTGTTCAACAGCGAACCCGGGCAGGAACGCCTGCGTGCCGTGCAGCGCCGGATCTTCGCCCAGAACCGGGCCGCCGCGGAGGTGTGGCGGCGCAGCGACCACCGCCGCCCCTACCTGACCCTGGTGTATCTCGGCACCCTCACGGGCAACCGGACCCGCGCCGACGAGGAGTCGTACGTCTCCGAACGCGAGGAGCTGGAGGGCATGGCCGCCGCCCAGTACGCGCTGCTCAAGGAGTCCGCGGCGGCCGACGGGTCGGCGCTGCTGCGCGTCGTGGTGGCCAACGCGGGCCGGCAGATGCGGCACGCCGGACCGGCCGTACGGATGCTGGAGGGACTGGCCCGTGACGACCCGACCGTGCTCGCCGTGGTGGGGCTGGTGGAGAGCCGTGCCACCACCGCCGCCGCCCTGCGGGAACTCAACCGGGTCGGCCTGCCCGTGCTCGCCCCCACCCTCTCCGCCGACCGGATGGACGCCAACTCCAGCCTCTACCTGCAGATCTCCGCGCCCAACCGGGACCAGGCCCGGATGATCGAGGAGTACGCCCGGCAGGTGCTGCGGGTCCGCGACGCGCACGTCTACTGGAGCACCGGTGAGGACAGCTCCCTCACCGAGGACCTCTACGTCGCCACCCTCGTCGACGGGCTGCGGCAGCGGCTCGCCGGCCGGCTGACCCGCGACGAGGAGTGGCGTGCGGGGCGGCGGCTGACCCAGGAGTGCGGCTACCGGGGCGCGCTGGTTTTCGCCGGCCGCTGGTCGGAGTTCGACGGCTTCCTGCGCGCCCTGAAGGAGTGCGGGACGGATCCACCCCGGCACCTGCTGGCCGACGACTCGGTCAACCGGTACATGGCCAATCCGGGGCTGCGGGCCAGCGCGCCGGGCAACCTGCCGGTGACGTACGTGTCGAAGGCGGCGCCGGGCCTGCGCGACCCTGCGGGCCGCGCAGGCCCGGCGGGACGACGCCCGGGGCAGCTTCCTCACCTGGATCGGCGCCCCCGACCTGCTCGACCCGCCCCGCTGCCGCACCGACGCCGGACCGCCGGTGGGGGAGCGGGTCAGCCTCGCCTACGACGCCTCGATGATGGTGGTACGCGCCGTGGAGAGCCTCGCCGCCCGGCTCCGGCACGCCGACACCGGCCAGCGGTGGGAGCCGGGGTCGATCGATCCGGTCGGGGTGCACGCCGAGGTGCTGCGGCAGAACGCCGCCGGTGGCTACCCGGGGGTCGCCGGCCTGATCCGCTACGCCCCCGACTCCGGGGAGCCGATCGCCAAGCGACTCGCGCTGCTCACCGTGGCCCGGGTGCCGGACGTGGTCACCCCTCCGGTCGAGGTGTTCGGCTGCGGCGTGACCGACGGCGGCCGTGA
- a CDS encoding SGNH/GDSL hydrolase family protein — protein MPRRVRTALVAFLATILGVVLVPATAAQAAGENYVALGDSYSSGVGAGPYDLSGCFRSQKSYAPLWAAANAVASFRFAACGGAVTADVIGGQVNSLSSSTTLVTITIGGNDAGFADVITSCRFGSTSSCENAVNQARSFATTTLPGRLDATYAAIRARAPQARLVVLGYPRLFETGWCGWLAMSSYKRTILNGAADLLASVIANRAAAAGATFADPRGDFTGHGVCAADPWIRDVSGVIEAYHPDADGYRYGYLPALNRALS, from the coding sequence ATGCCCCGTCGCGTCCGCACCGCGCTGGTCGCCTTCCTCGCCACAATCCTCGGCGTCGTGCTCGTCCCCGCCACCGCCGCCCAGGCGGCCGGCGAGAACTACGTCGCCCTCGGCGACTCCTACTCCTCCGGCGTCGGCGCCGGCCCGTACGACCTCTCCGGCTGCTTCCGCAGCCAGAAGTCGTACGCGCCGCTCTGGGCCGCCGCCAACGCAGTGGCCAGCTTCCGCTTCGCCGCCTGCGGCGGCGCGGTCACCGCCGATGTGATCGGCGGCCAGGTCAACTCGCTCAGCTCGAGCACCACCCTGGTCACCATCACCATCGGCGGCAACGACGCCGGATTCGCCGACGTCATCACCAGCTGCCGGTTCGGCAGCACCAGCAGCTGCGAGAACGCCGTCAACCAGGCCCGCAGCTTCGCCACCACCACCCTGCCCGGCCGCCTCGACGCCACCTACGCCGCGATCCGGGCCCGGGCGCCGCAGGCCCGGCTGGTGGTGCTCGGCTACCCGCGGCTGTTCGAGACCGGCTGGTGCGGCTGGCTGGCCATGAGCAGCTACAAGCGGACCATCCTCAACGGCGCCGCCGACCTGCTCGCCTCGGTCATCGCCAACCGGGCGGCGGCGGCCGGCGCCACCTTCGCCGACCCGCGCGGCGACTTCACCGGTCACGGCGTCTGCGCCGCGGACCCGTGGATCCGGGACGTCTCCGGGGTCATCGAGGCGTACCACCCGGACGCCGACGGCTACCGGTACGGCTACCTGCCGGCGCTGAACCGGGCGCTGTCCTGA
- a CDS encoding SMI1/KNR4 family protein, whose protein sequence is MWTDRIVDVTGWRQAAEGPGWEQVEAELGVALPTDFKELSRRFVPGAFSGYLDLLRPTDEHFGTPLLSMWFGGRQMAVLHGSHARLREPYRVYGPDTGPGLVQWGIDISEGDHFWLVDRSVEPERWPVVSRRESGESWHQFDMSTAEFVYRVIADPEFKPFTVADPPRLPFYLPYWAPYPPSPAEWAALTSPNREARPCQPSA, encoded by the coding sequence GTGTGGACAGACCGGATAGTCGACGTGACCGGATGGCGGCAGGCTGCTGAGGGCCCTGGATGGGAGCAGGTCGAGGCCGAGCTCGGCGTTGCGCTGCCCACCGACTTCAAGGAGTTGAGTCGGCGGTTCGTGCCGGGGGCGTTCTCCGGCTACCTCGATCTGCTGCGTCCGACGGACGAGCACTTCGGAACGCCGTTGCTGTCGATGTGGTTCGGCGGCCGTCAAATGGCAGTCCTGCACGGGTCCCACGCGCGGCTCCGCGAGCCGTACAGGGTCTACGGGCCGGATACCGGGCCAGGGCTGGTTCAGTGGGGCATCGACATCAGCGAGGGGGACCACTTCTGGCTGGTGGACCGCTCGGTGGAGCCGGAGCGGTGGCCGGTGGTCTCCCGGAGGGAGTCCGGTGAGTCGTGGCACCAGTTCGACATGTCGACGGCGGAGTTCGTCTACCGCGTCATCGCGGACCCGGAGTTCAAGCCGTTCACCGTGGCGGACCCGCCGCGGCTGCCGTTCTACCTTCCGTACTGGGCGCCGTACCCGCCCAGCCCTGCGGAATGGGCTGCTCTCACCAGCCCGAACCGTGAGGCTCGCCCATGTCAACCGTCGGCCTGA